One window from the genome of Halomicrobium zhouii encodes:
- a CDS encoding glycosyltransferase family 4 protein, with the protein MARILFLCSRPPYPPVDGARVRMYNLATLLAEDHDVDVVAISKGGESERPDNEFKRYKVFTEHWSRFYARGIRSLLSSDPLQCGAYFSTDMKRWVDRHVDEYDLVYCTHLATAKYATDTDQKKVIDFVDAVSKNFEEFVDDSSYPWRLIYRIESRRVGRYEQTVSSLFDACFITTKTDRSASQAEDVTVIPNGVSQDLLDRNRHHPDENMIAFLGDLSYLPNASAVEWFVEKVIPILDSFEVDFSFQIVGKSPPQKIRKLGERPEIEVTGFVDDPYDYVQQSAVSVVPVQIGGGIQNKVLESMALGTPVVTTTFGATGIDARDEEHFLVRDSPEEFANGVCTLFEEPEFARELSARSHDLIQRKYTWESIGEKLDRQITDVLNRDCEERPPEVGI; encoded by the coding sequence ATGGCCCGGATCCTATTCCTCTGCTCTAGGCCACCGTATCCGCCCGTCGACGGGGCACGCGTTCGGATGTACAACCTGGCGACGCTCCTTGCAGAGGATCACGACGTGGATGTCGTCGCTATCTCGAAAGGAGGGGAGTCAGAGCGGCCCGACAACGAATTCAAACGATACAAGGTTTTTACCGAGCATTGGTCGCGGTTCTATGCACGGGGCATCCGTTCGCTGCTCTCGTCCGATCCGCTTCAGTGTGGAGCGTACTTCTCGACCGACATGAAGCGGTGGGTGGACCGCCACGTCGACGAATACGACCTCGTCTACTGCACCCACCTCGCCACTGCAAAGTACGCGACAGACACTGACCAGAAGAAGGTCATCGACTTCGTCGACGCCGTCTCGAAGAACTTCGAGGAGTTCGTCGACGACTCTTCATATCCCTGGCGGCTAATCTACCGGATAGAGTCTCGCCGCGTCGGACGGTACGAACAGACCGTCTCCTCTCTCTTCGATGCCTGCTTCATCACGACGAAGACCGACAGGAGTGCCAGTCAGGCGGAGGACGTCACTGTCATCCCCAACGGGGTTTCACAGGACCTCCTCGATCGGAATCGCCACCACCCCGACGAAAACATGATCGCCTTTCTGGGTGACCTGAGCTACCTCCCGAATGCATCCGCAGTCGAGTGGTTCGTCGAGAAGGTAATCCCAATACTCGATTCATTTGAGGTCGACTTCTCTTTCCAGATCGTCGGGAAGTCACCGCCACAAAAAATCAGAAAGCTGGGTGAACGCCCTGAGATCGAAGTGACGGGCTTCGTCGACGACCCGTACGATTATGTGCAGCAAAGTGCGGTCTCCGTCGTGCCGGTCCAGATCGGCGGCGGTATACAGAACAAAGTTCTCGAAAGTATGGCTCTGGGAACCCCTGTCGTCACCACGACATTTGGGGCGACCGGTATCGATGCCCGGGATGAGGAACACTTCCTAGTCAGGGACTCGCCCGAGGAGTTCGCGAACGGCGTTTGTACGCTGTTCGAGGAACCGGAGTTCGCCCGTGAACTGTCCGCCCGAAGTCACGACCTCATCCAGCGAAAGTATACTTGGGAAAGCATTGGTGAGAAACTCGACAGACAAATAACGGACGTACTCAATCGGGATTGTGAGGAGAGACCGCCCGAAGTGGGAATATGA
- a CDS encoding type II toxin-antitoxin system VapC family toxin yields the protein MDSSLPAEVAILTDVNVLAIGLTDNHPAYDDVYPWIQQALDGPNTLLVFDYYPFRAQYIMTSDFGVDAVEARNAIQSLVQSPARIVSATETTIAEAYEISAEKNHDVYDSFVVALARSYDADYLLTTDDDFDELCDGEEVEYANPIPGEKRGALTFADG from the coding sequence ATGGATTCGTCTCTTCCGGCAGAGGTGGCAATTCTCACCGACGTAAACGTTCTCGCTATCGGACTGACCGACAATCATCCCGCGTACGACGACGTCTATCCGTGGATTCAGCAGGCCCTCGATGGTCCAAATACCCTGCTCGTATTCGATTACTACCCGTTCCGAGCGCAGTATATTATGACGAGCGATTTCGGAGTGGATGCAGTCGAGGCACGCAACGCGATTCAATCGCTCGTGCAGAGCCCTGCCCGGATTGTAAGTGCCACTGAGACAACGATCGCTGAAGCGTACGAAATCAGCGCGGAGAAAAATCACGACGTGTACGACTCGTTCGTCGTTGCACTCGCGCGGTCATATGACGCCGACTACCTGCTTACCACCGATGACGATTTCGACGAACTCTGTGACGGCGAGGAGGTCGAATATGCTAATCCGATACCGGGGGAGAAACGAGGGGCGCTAACATTCGCTGACGGATGA
- a CDS encoding 2-oxo acid dehydrogenase subunit E2 has translation MTDGSDRGEPPSIQRRGTRDYMRAAGRRSVVHGLVELDVTEARRRIRDREAETGERLSFTGFLVYCLARAIDDHPAVHVYRDWRGRVVRFDDVDVNVLVEREIGGERVGVPHVVRAANRRSLRSIHDDIRAAQTEPGKGRQTGLASLGLRLPGPIRRQFWRLPQLFPRYWKRVAGTVAVTAIGMFGTGGGWGISPTNYTLQLTVGGIDRKPGVVDDEIEPREYLDLTVTVDHDVVDGAPAARFVQRLTELVEAAHGIGVEPET, from the coding sequence ATGACCGACGGCAGCGACCGCGGGGAGCCCCCTTCCATCCAGCGGCGCGGGACGAGAGACTACATGCGGGCCGCGGGCCGGCGCAGCGTCGTTCACGGCCTCGTCGAACTCGACGTCACCGAGGCACGACGGCGCATCCGCGACCGGGAAGCGGAGACGGGCGAACGGCTCTCGTTCACCGGGTTCCTCGTGTACTGTCTGGCCCGGGCCATCGACGACCATCCGGCGGTGCACGTCTACCGCGACTGGCGGGGACGCGTCGTCCGGTTCGACGACGTCGACGTGAACGTCCTCGTCGAACGGGAGATCGGCGGCGAGCGCGTCGGCGTCCCGCACGTCGTCAGAGCGGCGAACCGGCGGTCGCTCCGGTCGATCCACGACGATATCCGGGCGGCCCAGACGGAGCCGGGAAAGGGGCGCCAGACCGGGCTCGCCTCGCTGGGCCTCCGGCTCCCCGGCCCGATTCGACGGCAGTTCTGGCGACTCCCACAGCTGTTTCCCCGGTACTGGAAGCGGGTCGCGGGCACCGTCGCCGTGACCGCCATCGGCATGTTCGGCACCGGCGGGGGCTGGGGGATCAGCCCGACCAACTACACGCTCCAGCTGACGGTCGGTGGGATCGACCGGAAGCCGGGCGTCGTCGACGACGAGATCGAACCCCGGGAGTATCTCGACCTCACGGTGACGGTCGACCACGACGTCGTCGACGGTGCGCCCGCAGCCCGGTTCGTCCAGCGGCTCACGGAACTCGTCGAGGCGGCCCACGGGATCGGCGTGGAACCCGAGACGTGA
- a CDS encoding chemotaxis protein CheW, with protein sequence MATAQDSQTQKIEFTLGGQMYCVDVRYVTEVANVRDITPIPGASAHVKGMMDLRGRTTSIIDPKIVFDIEDTGDAESILVFDPAEVDDGAVGWIVNEVTQVAEIDETEVGDALAGSNDAVRGILHRDDEFVIWVDPNGISL encoded by the coding sequence ATGGCCACCGCTCAGGACTCACAGACGCAGAAGATCGAGTTCACGCTCGGCGGGCAGATGTACTGTGTCGACGTTCGCTACGTCACCGAAGTCGCAAACGTCAGGGATATCACGCCCATCCCTGGCGCCTCGGCGCACGTCAAGGGGATGATGGACCTGCGCGGCCGAACGACGTCGATCATCGACCCGAAGATCGTGTTCGATATCGAGGACACGGGCGACGCAGAATCGATTCTCGTCTTCGACCCGGCCGAAGTCGACGACGGTGCGGTCGGCTGGATCGTCAACGAGGTGACCCAGGTCGCCGAAATCGACGAAACCGAAGTCGGTGACGCGTTGGCGGGGAGTAACGACGCCGTCCGTGGGATCCTCCATCGAGACGACGAGTTCGTGATCTGGGTCGATCCAAACGGCATTTCCCTCTGA
- a CDS encoding CPBP family intramembrane glutamic endopeptidase — MTDTSSDSGVRAWIDRHRLASFVGIAYAFTWVIQGALLVSGMEASWTQSILIGFGGFGPPVGAAVVIWASGGDFRKWVGQFFKWRIGAKWWALALGLPLVILAAGSLLFVALGGPVDLGAFPFPGIYLFALAWGTVWGGGQEDLGWRGFMLPMLQETYSALAASVVVGVAWAGWHLPLFLNATTTHGNWPLSQQLLWIVSILAGSILWTWMYNSTGGSVLAVAVFHAGVNAMGIFHPADLEALAPGGVPDPALNLLAEVTGAVPMVVLALGIVAAYGARRLSSRESPGLEVVGLEPDGPSTGSD; from the coding sequence ATGACCGACACCTCCAGCGACTCCGGCGTCCGGGCGTGGATCGACCGCCATCGCCTCGCGTCGTTCGTCGGCATCGCCTACGCGTTCACCTGGGTGATCCAGGGCGCGCTGCTGGTCAGCGGCATGGAGGCGTCGTGGACCCAGTCGATCCTCATCGGTTTCGGTGGGTTCGGGCCACCGGTCGGCGCCGCGGTGGTCATCTGGGCCAGCGGCGGCGACTTTCGGAAGTGGGTCGGCCAGTTCTTCAAATGGCGCATCGGCGCGAAGTGGTGGGCGCTCGCGCTGGGCCTCCCGCTCGTCATCCTGGCCGCGGGGAGCCTGCTGTTCGTCGCGCTCGGCGGTCCAGTCGACCTGGGCGCGTTCCCGTTCCCGGGCATCTACCTGTTCGCGCTGGCCTGGGGGACCGTCTGGGGCGGCGGGCAGGAGGACCTCGGCTGGCGCGGGTTCATGCTCCCGATGCTCCAGGAGACGTACAGCGCCCTGGCCGCGAGCGTCGTCGTCGGCGTCGCGTGGGCCGGCTGGCACCTGCCACTCTTTCTCAACGCGACCACGACGCACGGCAACTGGCCGCTCTCCCAGCAACTGCTCTGGATCGTCTCGATCCTGGCCGGCTCCATCCTCTGGACCTGGATGTACAACAGCACGGGAGGCAGCGTCCTCGCCGTCGCCGTCTTCCACGCGGGCGTCAACGCGATGGGTATCTTCCACCCCGCTGACCTTGAGGCGCTGGCGCCCGGTGGCGTCCCGGACCCGGCGTTGAACCTGCTCGCCGAGGTGACCGGTGCAGTCCCGATGGTCGTCCTCGCACTCGGTATCGTCGCCGCCTACGGGGCCCGGCGGCTGTCGAGTCGCGAATCCCCTGGCCTGGAAGTGGTCGGTCTCGAGCCGGACGGCCCGTCAACCGGCAGCGACTGA
- a CDS encoding flavodoxin domain-containing protein produces MSSFLVCYGTGEGQTARIADRIVDALGERGHDATAVDADEVPTDLDVGDYDAVLVGSSIHAGKHQSEVVDFVTANREALAERPTAFFQVSMSSATEEGAAQAAGYVEEFLEDTGWHPDRIAQFGGALRFSEFGFLKRLLVRQVVKRSMPDVDTSEDVEFTDWQAVDDFANDVAAFVEGRLGVAAPDGGASGADGQSE; encoded by the coding sequence ATGAGTTCGTTCCTCGTCTGCTACGGTACCGGTGAAGGCCAAACGGCCAGGATAGCCGACCGCATCGTCGACGCACTCGGCGAGCGGGGTCACGACGCGACGGCGGTCGACGCCGACGAAGTGCCGACAGACCTCGACGTCGGCGACTACGACGCGGTGCTGGTCGGGTCGTCCATCCACGCCGGCAAACACCAGTCCGAAGTGGTCGACTTCGTGACGGCGAACCGCGAGGCCCTCGCCGAACGGCCGACCGCCTTCTTCCAGGTGTCGATGTCGTCGGCCACCGAGGAGGGCGCGGCCCAGGCGGCCGGCTACGTCGAGGAGTTCCTCGAGGACACCGGCTGGCATCCGGACCGCATCGCCCAGTTCGGCGGCGCCCTGCGCTTCTCGGAGTTCGGCTTCCTCAAGCGCCTGCTGGTCAGACAGGTCGTGAAGCGGTCGATGCCCGACGTCGACACCAGCGAGGACGTCGAGTTCACCGACTGGCAGGCCGTCGACGACTTCGCGAACGACGTCGCCGCGTTCGTCGAGGGGCGCCTCGGCGTCGCGGCCCCCGACGGCGGCGCGAGCGGGGCGGACGGGCAGTCGGAATGA
- a CDS encoding DoxX family protein, which translates to MSSQEVRLESTVAGFTASGRLHTLSVWFILALRLMMGIAFFQSGFSKVLSGEFSAAGYLTGAVPNSGSPAADLFLAMGQSDAFVAFVNVAVPWGEVLIGLGLIFGALTRLAAFWGAFMMLMFYLGNWDISHGYINGDFAYMLTFLAVAAFGAGRILGLDAYIENYDVGGETLVERYPWMRYILG; encoded by the coding sequence ATGTCTTCACAGGAAGTCCGACTAGAGAGCACGGTGGCCGGGTTCACTGCGAGCGGCAGGTTACACACGCTGAGCGTCTGGTTCATCCTCGCGCTCAGGCTGATGATGGGAATCGCGTTCTTCCAGAGCGGGTTCAGCAAGGTGCTGTCCGGGGAGTTCAGCGCCGCCGGCTACCTCACCGGTGCCGTCCCGAACAGCGGCAGTCCGGCCGCCGACCTGTTCCTGGCGATGGGCCAGTCGGACGCGTTCGTCGCGTTCGTGAACGTCGCCGTCCCGTGGGGTGAGGTCCTCATCGGCCTCGGCCTCATCTTCGGCGCCCTGACGCGCCTGGCGGCGTTCTGGGGCGCGTTCATGATGCTCATGTTCTACCTGGGCAACTGGGACATCAGTCACGGCTACATCAACGGCGACTTCGCGTACATGCTCACGTTCCTCGCCGTCGCCGCCTTCGGCGCCGGCCGCATCCTGGGTCTGGACGCCTACATCGAGAACTACGACGTGGGCGGCGAGACGCTCGTCGAGCGCTATCCCTGGATGCGGTACATCCTGGGCTGA
- a CDS encoding DUF7344 domain-containing protein: protein MEGTEVFRALGSADRQILLYELVTTDGPVSEAALARTVAARRHQIPREAVREPTVHRARIRLVHIHLPMLVDMDVVVWDGDEVALTEDACRERLLEAADVIGAWPPDDTLALPFG, encoded by the coding sequence ATGGAAGGCACGGAGGTGTTTCGAGCGCTGGGAAGCGCGGATCGCCAGATCCTCCTGTACGAACTGGTGACCACGGACGGGCCCGTGAGCGAAGCGGCTCTGGCTCGCACCGTGGCCGCCCGGCGCCACCAGATCCCGCGCGAAGCGGTGCGTGAGCCGACGGTCCATCGCGCTCGCATCCGACTGGTCCACATCCACCTCCCGATGCTGGTCGACATGGACGTCGTCGTGTGGGACGGCGACGAAGTCGCGCTCACCGAGGACGCGTGTCGAGAGCGGTTGCTCGAGGCCGCGGACGTGATCGGCGCGTGGCCCCCGGACGACACGCTGGCGTTACCATTCGGCTGA
- a CDS encoding glycosyltransferase family 2 protein has product MSEGIHESGRQTDVAAPESTNAVGFVASEGNSEALARAILRAKDQGYEVFVTNDGESHGEALRFAETLGATVVELHADEPDDNALRQRLAIAAEKQGHSTLFVNLDVSERINYGRSEKLLEQDDFCVDAATHEPSKADSLLDNVLVAIPAYNESVAIGSVIHKTQRYVSEVLVVDDGSDDQTADIARRAGATVIEHEENRGKGTAVRTVLDYATEGDWKAVVLLDGDGQHYPEDIPEVVEPVLDGDADLVIGSRYVETASDDETPAYRRLGQRVLDVLTIGSGGATVSDSQSGFRALSANAATELDIRTDGMGVESEMLGDATKHELTVVEVPIDVRYEEVDGQTHNPLRHGVSVAVFVLQMIRDRNPLLFFGVPAVVLLVSGAGLMSYSAYLYQTYGAFHQWRFLISGFVLLLGTLSLFCGLVLSQVRNMVLRIDP; this is encoded by the coding sequence ATGTCCGAAGGAATTCACGAGAGCGGCCGACAGACAGATGTCGCGGCGCCGGAATCGACGAATGCCGTCGGTTTCGTCGCGTCCGAAGGGAATAGTGAGGCGCTCGCACGGGCAATATTGCGTGCGAAAGATCAGGGCTACGAGGTATTCGTAACCAACGACGGCGAGTCCCATGGTGAGGCGCTCCGTTTTGCGGAAACTCTCGGGGCGACCGTTGTTGAGTTACACGCTGACGAGCCTGACGATAACGCTCTTCGTCAGCGTCTCGCTATTGCAGCCGAGAAGCAAGGACACTCGACGCTTTTCGTCAATCTCGACGTTTCGGAGCGAATTAATTATGGGCGGAGTGAGAAATTGCTCGAACAGGACGACTTCTGCGTTGACGCTGCCACGCACGAACCGTCCAAAGCCGATTCGCTGCTTGACAATGTCCTCGTTGCGATTCCCGCCTACAACGAATCCGTTGCGATTGGCAGCGTTATTCACAAGACTCAGCGTTACGTATCGGAGGTTCTAGTAGTCGACGACGGTAGTGACGACCAAACCGCGGATATCGCGAGGCGGGCAGGCGCTACTGTCATTGAACACGAAGAAAACCGGGGTAAGGGCACTGCCGTCCGGACGGTGTTAGACTACGCGACAGAGGGCGACTGGAAGGCCGTGGTCTTACTGGATGGCGACGGACAACACTACCCCGAGGACATTCCGGAGGTCGTCGAGCCGGTTCTCGATGGCGATGCCGACTTGGTGATCGGAAGCCGGTACGTTGAGACGGCCAGTGACGACGAAACACCGGCCTATCGACGACTCGGTCAGCGCGTTCTCGATGTCTTGACGATCGGATCTGGCGGTGCGACCGTTTCGGATTCCCAGAGCGGATTTCGAGCGTTATCTGCAAATGCTGCCACTGAGCTCGACATCCGGACCGACGGAATGGGCGTGGAGAGTGAGATGCTCGGAGACGCGACGAAGCACGAACTCACTGTAGTGGAAGTTCCAATAGACGTTCGCTACGAGGAAGTCGACGGTCAGACACATAATCCACTTCGCCACGGTGTTTCAGTAGCTGTATTCGTGCTCCAGATGATCCGGGACAGGAACCCGCTGCTGTTCTTCGGCGTCCCCGCGGTCGTCCTCCTCGTTTCCGGTGCAGGGTTGATGTCCTACAGTGCCTACCTGTACCAGACATACGGGGCCTTTCATCAGTGGCGTTTTCTCATTAGCGGATTTGTGTTATTACTCGGTACACTGAGCTTGTTTTGCGGACTCGTACTTAGCCAGGTACGGAACATGGTTCTACGTATCGATCCATGA
- a CDS encoding helix-turn-helix domain-containing protein, with amino-acid sequence MMEYVDDTAAKIVLAASDGDSIRRIAQKIDGTYSWVYSWIERLEDVGIVERNDGVFVTSPDVREGYAQLVAAISRQTPPTVAEAYVVPHFAQMPFAYTKIDAVYVWTHGGYQIARGDDAYPVFIRVRETDIERWESFFDRYDVPTTVSERDDSVIDDTSGSIYYSLQPTTESIDQEWVDGSPAIPLSETIEYMEAYRWNFEPALQMIADEYDIDIDVDRPEYAGPE; translated from the coding sequence ATGATGGAGTACGTCGACGACACCGCAGCGAAGATCGTGTTAGCCGCGAGTGACGGCGACTCCATTCGTCGTATCGCCCAGAAGATCGACGGTACCTATTCGTGGGTCTATTCCTGGATCGAACGCCTGGAAGACGTCGGTATCGTCGAACGCAACGACGGCGTGTTCGTGACGTCCCCCGACGTACGCGAGGGGTACGCCCAGCTCGTGGCGGCAATTAGTCGGCAGACTCCCCCGACCGTCGCGGAGGCGTACGTCGTACCGCACTTCGCACAGATGCCGTTCGCGTACACGAAAATCGACGCCGTCTACGTTTGGACACACGGCGGCTACCAGATCGCACGTGGTGACGATGCCTATCCCGTATTCATCCGCGTTCGAGAGACTGATATCGAACGCTGGGAGTCGTTCTTCGACCGGTACGACGTTCCGACTACCGTCTCCGAACGCGACGATAGCGTCATCGACGACACGTCGGGCAGCATCTATTACAGTTTACAGCCGACGACCGAGTCTATCGACCAGGAATGGGTCGACGGCTCTCCGGCAATTCCATTGTCTGAGACGATAGAGTACATGGAAGCGTATCGCTGGAATTTCGAACCGGCGTTACAGATGATCGCCGACGAGTACGACATCGACATCGACGTCGATCGGCCCGAATACGCTGGACCAGAGTGA
- a CDS encoding AbrB/MazE/SpoVT family DNA-binding domain-containing protein: MGKTSSGANRGEQLTLTVDDRGRVTLPKEVRERLGIESNDEIPATLVGSVLEVNPKPSAKLETATADRDDWENTTPTDAGEALFGPMDR, from the coding sequence ATGGGAAAGACATCGTCGGGAGCGAATCGCGGAGAGCAGCTTACTCTCACTGTAGACGATAGAGGGCGTGTAACCCTCCCGAAAGAAGTTCGTGAGCGGCTTGGAATAGAGTCGAACGACGAGATCCCGGCCACTCTCGTTGGATCCGTTCTGGAGGTCAACCCGAAGCCGAGCGCCAAACTGGAGACGGCGACCGCTGATCGGGACGACTGGGAGAACACGACGCCCACCGACGCGGGTGAGGCCCTCTTTGGACCGATGGATCGGTGA
- a CDS encoding serine hydrolase domain-containing protein, translating into MLGGLAATSLATAAPASGALAGQSQQQGGSGQQGQAADGPLADPDAFEAFLDGVMGAHLDAHDIAGATVSVVDGPESFAKGYGYSDVEARESVDADETMFRIGSVSKLFAWTAVMQGIERGDLALDVDVNEYLEDVEVPDAYDDPITLDHLATHTPGFEERARGTFVPDAESLEPLPAVLSEERPARVRPPGELAAYSNYGAALAGHIAARAGGQSFDDYVDSSIFEPLGMDRSTFAQPVPDDHPDTLSKGYRPAGNTFEAGEFEYVGIPPAGSMSATATDMVSFMRAQLGGGATDAGRILSAESTAAMHERRFTHHDRLNGMCFGFYEQSRNGVRVIAHGGDTDLFHSLLFLIPEEEVGLFVSYNSPGGVPAREELVDAFFEQYYPTDEEAPQNDGDAPTRASELTRTYRATRMPYTTSEKFAGATGTMSVSVDDQGRLVTSPLGGETQRWVQAEPLYFEEAGGEDALAFLEDDGEITHLAFGNLPPLAFERIGVHEQTTVHLLVLGASLLVFLSALFGWPAAAGWRRYRGVGGSGAGSLARYGRWVAGVAAAAFVGFWVVFGGFVVTDPTGLLFGDPLAFQLLLLLPLLGAIATIGTVGLAVVAWRDGYWGRWSRLHYSLVALAAVGMTLVLGYWNLLWYEM; encoded by the coding sequence ATGCTCGGCGGGCTCGCGGCCACCAGCCTCGCCACGGCCGCACCTGCCAGTGGTGCCCTCGCCGGGCAGTCCCAGCAGCAGGGGGGATCCGGCCAGCAGGGCCAGGCCGCCGACGGCCCGCTCGCCGACCCCGACGCCTTCGAGGCGTTCCTCGACGGCGTCATGGGCGCGCACCTGGACGCTCACGACATCGCGGGGGCGACCGTCTCCGTCGTCGACGGCCCGGAGTCGTTCGCCAAGGGGTACGGGTATAGCGACGTCGAGGCCCGTGAGTCCGTCGACGCCGACGAGACGATGTTCCGGATCGGCTCCGTCTCGAAGCTGTTCGCCTGGACGGCCGTGATGCAGGGAATCGAGCGGGGCGACCTCGCCCTCGACGTCGACGTGAACGAGTACCTCGAGGACGTCGAGGTTCCCGACGCGTACGACGACCCGATCACGCTCGACCACCTGGCGACGCACACGCCCGGCTTCGAAGAGCGCGCTCGCGGGACGTTCGTCCCCGACGCAGAGTCGCTGGAACCCCTTCCGGCTGTCCTGAGTGAAGAGCGACCGGCCAGGGTGCGCCCACCGGGCGAACTCGCCGCGTACTCGAACTACGGCGCGGCGCTCGCGGGGCACATCGCCGCTCGTGCTGGCGGGCAGTCCTTCGACGACTACGTCGATTCGTCGATCTTCGAACCCCTCGGGATGGACCGGAGCACGTTCGCCCAGCCGGTCCCCGACGACCACCCGGACACCCTTTCGAAGGGGTACAGGCCCGCGGGCAACACGTTCGAGGCGGGCGAGTTCGAGTACGTCGGCATTCCTCCGGCCGGGTCGATGAGCGCGACGGCGACCGATATGGTGTCGTTCATGCGCGCGCAACTGGGCGGTGGCGCGACGGACGCAGGTCGTATCCTCTCGGCCGAATCGACGGCGGCGATGCACGAACGCCGGTTCACGCACCACGACCGGTTGAACGGGATGTGCTTCGGGTTCTACGAGCAGTCTCGTAATGGAGTCAGGGTCATCGCTCACGGCGGCGACACGGACCTGTTCCACAGTCTCCTCTTTTTGATCCCCGAGGAAGAGGTGGGCCTGTTCGTCTCGTACAACAGCCCCGGGGGCGTCCCGGCACGGGAGGAACTCGTCGACGCGTTCTTCGAGCAGTACTACCCGACCGACGAGGAGGCGCCCCAGAACGACGGGGACGCGCCGACTCGTGCGTCGGAGTTGACGCGGACGTATCGAGCGACCCGGATGCCGTATACGACCTCGGAGAAGTTCGCCGGCGCGACCGGGACCATGTCCGTCTCCGTCGACGACCAGGGCCGACTCGTCACCTCGCCCCTGGGCGGCGAGACCCAGCGCTGGGTCCAGGCCGAGCCGCTGTACTTCGAGGAGGCCGGCGGCGAGGACGCGCTCGCTTTTCTGGAGGACGACGGCGAGATAACGCATCTGGCCTTCGGCAACCTTCCACCCCTGGCCTTCGAACGCATCGGCGTCCACGAGCAGACGACCGTTCACCTGTTGGTGTTGGGGGCGTCTCTGTTGGTGTTCCTCTCTGCACTGTTCGGGTGGCCCGCTGCTGCAGGCTGGCGACGGTATCGTGGGGTTGGTGGGTCTGGTGCTGGGTCGCTGGCTCGCTACGGGCGCTGGGTCGCTGGCGTCGCTGCCGCGGCGTTCGTGGGGTTCTGGGTGGTCTTCGGCGGGTTCGTGGTGACTGATCCGACGGGATTGCTCTTCGGCGATCCATTGGCGTTCCAGCTGTTGCTGTTGTTGCCGCTCCTTGGAGCGATAGCGACCATTGGGACTGTCGGGTTGGCTGTGGTCGCCTGGCGCGATGGCTACTGGGGTCGCTGGAGTCGCCTCCACTACTCGCTGGTGGCGCTCGCGGCTGTTGGAATGACGCTGGTGCTGGGGTACTGGAATTTGCTCTGGTACGAGATGTGA
- a CDS encoding methyl-accepting chemotaxis protein, whose product MSLESRGDADAASRPVEPSADEKIDRDEAAEELTTAIEEINEAAGDIAVSAQEISDMSGDQAASLTEVASEMSNLSATVEEIASGAEQVRASSEAAQRRAGRGRESADEAIEAMEIVDTAATEVGEDFQVLQEHVEEIDGIISVINAIADQTNMLALNASIEAARAGDAGRGFSVVADEVKSLAEDSQARSTEIENTVDRIKATTAETVTSLDEATDRIDTGTDEVESAVQELRDIDDAVSEVKQGIDEVADATDDQAASTQQIASVVDETADNADEIASEVEQVAAASEQQSAKVNELREVERRLRAGASEQ is encoded by the coding sequence GTGTCCTTAGAATCACGTGGAGATGCCGATGCAGCGTCCCGTCCTGTCGAACCATCGGCAGACGAGAAGATCGATCGCGACGAAGCAGCCGAGGAACTGACCACCGCGATCGAAGAGATCAACGAGGCGGCCGGTGACATCGCCGTGTCCGCCCAGGAAATCAGCGACATGTCTGGCGACCAGGCAGCGAGTCTCACGGAAGTCGCCAGTGAGATGTCGAACTTGAGCGCGACCGTCGAAGAGATCGCTTCGGGGGCAGAGCAGGTGCGCGCGTCCAGTGAAGCCGCCCAGCGGCGGGCCGGTCGCGGGCGCGAGTCCGCCGACGAGGCCATCGAGGCGATGGAGATCGTCGACACGGCTGCCACCGAAGTCGGTGAGGACTTCCAGGTCCTCCAGGAACACGTCGAGGAGATCGACGGCATCATCTCTGTGATCAACGCCATCGCCGACCAGACCAACATGTTGGCGCTGAACGCCAGCATCGAAGCAGCGCGGGCCGGCGACGCCGGGAGAGGGTTTAGCGTCGTCGCCGACGAAGTAAAGAGCCTCGCGGAGGACTCACAGGCGCGGTCGACGGAGATCGAGAACACGGTCGATCGGATCAAGGCGACGACCGCGGAGACGGTGACGAGTCTGGACGAAGCGACCGATCGCATCGACACGGGGACTGACGAAGTGGAGAGTGCCGTCCAGGAACTCCGGGACATCGACGACGCCGTCTCGGAAGTGAAACAGGGTATCGACGAGGTCGCCGACGCCACCGACGACCAGGCGGCGAGCACGCAACAGATCGCGAGCGTCGTCGACGAGACGGCCGACAACGCCGACGAGATCGCCTCTGAAGTCGAGCAGGTTGCCGCCGCGTCGGAGCAACAATCGGCGAAGGTCAACGAACTACGGGAGGTCGAACGGCGGCTCCGGGCAGGAGCGAGTGAGCAGTGA